GATCCGCAATGGGTACCGGTGCTGCAAACACCTCCATTTCCCGAATACCTGAGCGGACATTCGGTTATCTCAGCCTGTTCGGCCACTATTCTAACCCATTTTTTTGGCAACAACTTTTCTTATACCGACAGCGTGGAAGTAGCCTATGGCTTAGCGCCACGCTCATTTACCTCTTTTGAACAGGCTGCGCAGGAAGCAGCCATCAGCCGGTTTTACGGCGGCATTCATTTTATGGATGCGATCAATAACGGATTGGTAATTGGAGGAAAAGTAGGTGATGTGGTAATTAAGAAGATGAGTGGTGAATGAATGTTACAAGTTGCAGGTTACAGGCAATACAGCAGATATTTAAAGCCTTGTAACCTGAAACCTGTAACAGTTGCTTATAATTACTGAACTGCCACCTTAATCACCACTTTCTTTACATACGCAGGAGCATCAATCTTAATATTCGGCATATGCAGATCGTGCGGAAAGAAAACAGCAAACATGCCTTGCTGTAATACGGAAAAGAAAGATGGTTTTTCACCCCACAGCATAAAATCTTTTTCGTTGTCGTAAGCCTGGGAGGGCGTTTGTGTTTTCAGAAAATCATGACCAATGCGCTCGGCGCCTGCAACGATGTATTGAATATCTATATACTTTTTATGTGATTCCATTTGCTCGTTGTCGGGACTTACGGTATCGTACTCATTCACGATGGCGAACAGGTTCTGGCCATCCAGTTCATACTTTCCTTTTTCTACCTTTGAAAAATCGGTCTGGCTCAAATACTCAAAAGCTTTCGTAAACAAAGGGCCCTGGTTGTAATATAACTGCGCGTTTGACAGCAAATCGAGAATCATCTGGTAAAATTATTTTATTAAAATGAGGCAGCAAGATAAGGAAAAGTGAGTAGTGAGTGAGTTTACTATTATTCAGACATCCGGAATAGTCGCGGGCCAACTCACTACTCACTACTTACTACTCACTAAAAGAATATCTGGTATTGCAAAACCACGCAATTCTTACGCGGGCCTTTCTCTATAACATTTGCAACCTGCTCGTAGGTGGGCCGGTTCTGCCAGTCGAGCGTGAACTTTGATTTATGTCCATTCAACAGGCAATTGATGCCGGCATTGTAAATATTCATTCGCTTACCTGCCAGCCGGTCGAATTTGGCGCTGGTGAAAGACGCATACGGCATAAAGCGGCTTTTGCTGTTTAAAAACTTCTCGGGGAACAGATAGCCTACCTGCGAATAAATTACCTGGCCAGTGCCAAACATGGGATAGGTATTGCCATAGGTTGGCCCCTGTGCGGGAATGGTGTTATTCCCCAGGGTACCATTGGCCGGGTTCATGGAACCGTTATAGCGCATATAATTGGTGCCGTAATTGGTGTTGAAAAAACCGGCGTAAGCAGAGATCGCATCCTGTTTACTGCTCAACGGCATGTCGAGGAAACTTTCCACTGCAAAATGTTTCATGTCCTGGTAACTGGTATCAATACCATTTTCTGCCTGCTTCCACATGGCGTCCTGCTGAAAGATACCGCCCACCGCAATATTGAAGATCTTTTTCTTACCTAAATAGGTGCCCGTCATATAAGGCGTGGTGTGGTTCTCGTGGTCGAAGAACTGGTAAATAATATAGGCCTGAGGTTGTAATTGATGGCCTAAGCCGGCAAAGTTGGCGTTCCGGTTAAATTGGTAAGGCGATCCGGAAGACGTAATGGGAAACGGATCACTAAGGATAAACCGGTAATCGAATTTACCCACCTGCCCTCTTGCATATACGCTCAGCTTGCGGCTGAATTCATCAGTTTGGTCAACGGTACTCTGGGCAAATACGGGTACATCCATGGTCATGATGGTACTAACGCTGGGTTGCGAAAACCGCGACAGACCATTGGCAATGGTAAGGCCACCGCCTATTTTTAACTGATTGCCTTTGGATACTTTGTATTCGCATAAGGCGTCATGAAAAAAAGCCGCCCATTTCCGGTTGGAGCCGGTATTGAACTGGCTGTTGAAATTGTTCATCCCAAACTGGAAATAAATAAAAACGTTATCGGTAAGCTGGCCATACGCCTGAAAGCGGGTACGGCGCAAACCAATATCAACCGTATTATCCTTTGGCGTGCCTTCCACCAAAGTATACGGGTTGCTTTCGTTAAACCTCACCCACGTTTGGTTCATTACCGTAAATTGAAAATAATGACTGCCGTTAGCGTTCAGGTTAATCTTTAACGCGTCTTTTTCAGGCGGCGGAGGCTGCGCGGGTGTCGCTGCTCCCTGTTCCACCTGTGCCTGGGTAAACACCGATAAGAATAGCAGAAATACAATAGATACTGATCTCATGGTCGTCTCTTTAGATTTTTTTTAGGACAGCGAATATAGCAACAGGATTCTATTCCGGCTATCCGAAAACATTAAAAGACGTTAAGAATCAGTATTATCAGGAATGATTAATGGAGGAGAGCTTTTTCATGAATGACAAACAATCGAGCTGCCCAATACAGACCTGGGCATGGTCACTAAATGGCGCAATCGCAAGAGGCGAAACAAATGTAACTAATATTTTTTGTAGATCATAATTTATTGATCTCAGTCATTTCTACCATTTCCCCGTTGCGAAAACCAACATTCAGGAAGCTGGTCTTGTCCTCCATATGAATAATATAGGTCAGGGGTTTCATAGGTAGTGCAATTTCTTCCACCAGCATTATGCTGTAGTCGTAGTAAACTGTTTTTACCGCACTGCGTACTTCCCGGTCAAGAACGGTCTCATCGTACTGGCGCATGGAGTTGAGCCAATTGCCTCTTTTATTATATGTAATCAGGTACAGCACGCCGTCCTGGATAAAACGCGCCCGGTATCCATCCGGCACTTTATACCAGCTTTCATTATCAACATACTGCCAGCTGTTTTTAAAACTTCTGACTGCTTTGATGGGAATATCCCGAAAGGTGGCCATGCTATTGGGCAATGCATCTGCTCTTTGGAAAGCTTTGTTATTTTCCAGGTCCTGCTCTTTAACATCGGGTTGTGCATGTACCGCAACATGCACCAGGCATAACGCACAAAATAGCGTTAGCAGTAAAAACGATCTTTTCATGTTTTTAAAGTATTTAACGGCAGCACCCGATAGAAGCTTAATTACATATGGAGCGGTAGGATGATCTCAAAAAGAGACCGGAAAGAATGGTTGGTATAGCTAAGAGGACTGATATACCAAATATAAACGAATAATCTGGTTGTTTTATTATTTAACCGTTACGCATATAAAAAAACCTGTGCCGGTTAAGCCAGCACAGGTTCTTGTTTCTTAAAGTTATACTTACTTACCAACTTTCAACTCAACCTTTTGAACGTCGGCAGAACTGCGTCCTACCATACATTCAAAAATGCCATCTTCTACACCGTAATGCATTCCGGCATTCCAGAAGGCGAGTTTGCTGGCATCAATGGTAAAGGAAACCTTTTTTGTTTGTCCGGGTTCGAGCGTAATGCGGGTAAAATCTTTCAATTCTTTTACCGGCCGTGTTACGCTGCTTACTTTTTGATGAATGTATAATTGCACAATTTCATCCCCTTTCCTGTTTCCGGTATTGGTAACCTCTACCTCCACCGTTCCATACACTTTTTCAGTTGGCGTGGATGCGCCGCCCGTTTTAGGCATGTCTGCAGCCAGCAATACCTGTGGTTTTGAATAATTAAAGGTGGTATAGCTTAAGCCATAACCAAATGGGAACAGCGGCGATTTTGTTTCTGTTACATAGTCGAAATATTGTGCACTGGGTTTGTGATTGTAATAAACAGGTACCTGTCCGGTTGAACGCGGATAGGTAATGGTTATTTTTCCCGATGGGTTAACATCGCCAAACAAAATATTGGCGAAGGCATTGCCGGCTTCTTCGCCCATAAACCAGCCATCTACCATAGCAGGCACCAGCTGTGCAACGGCGGGAATGGCCAGCGGACGGCCATGCGTTAAATAAACAATCATTGGTTTACCGGTACCTGCAATGGCTTTTACCAGGTCTTCCTGCTGACTTTGCAACCGAAGATCGGGCATATCGCCAAAGTGATTAGGGCCCCAGGCTTCGCGCGATAATTGTTCATTTTCACCTATAGCCAGCACTATCACATCAGCCTGTTGGGCTGTTTTAACAGCCTCCTCAATCAATTGTGCATTTTCGGCGGGGGAAGGGAAAATGATGGTATCGATGTACTGATAATTGTTCTGGCTTATGGTATCGCCATTGGTGGTAATGCGGCAGCCTTTTGCATAAAGCACCTCGGCACTACCCTGCACTTTATTTTTTATTCCTTCCAGCAAGGAAACATTCTTTGATGGAAGACCGGAATAATCACCCAGGTAATTGGTGGCGGCCATGGGACCAATCACTGCTATTTTTTTATACTGATCTTTTTTAAGCGGTAACAGGTTGTTCGTATTCTTCAGCAGGACCATCGACTCTTCGGCAATTTTCAAAGCCAGCGCACGTCCTTCGGTACCGGCGGCATTTTGTTTTGCCTTTTCCAGATCAATGGGTTGTTGCTCATCGAAAAGGCCCAGTTTGAATTTTAATTCGAGTATCCGGGCCACAGCGCTGTCCAGCGCTTTGGTGCTGAGTTTGTTTTCTTTTACCAGTTCGCCCAGGTGGCGGTAGTTAACGCCATAAGGCAGATCGGAAGTTACCCCGGCATTGAACGACATCAATGCGGCTGCCTTTTGATCGGTGGCTACAAAATGTTTATTCCATAACTGATCTATCCCAAACCAATCGCTCACCACTACTCCATTATAATTCCACTCTTTTCGCAACACCTCTTTCAGCAACCATTTATTGGCATGGGAAGGAACGCCGTCAATTTCATTATATGAAGCCATGATACCGGCGGGATTGGCGTTTTTTATGCAAAGGCGAAAAGGTTCCATATGCGCTTCGCGAATAACACGTAATGAATAGTTGGCGGGCCCCTGGTTATCGCCACCCTCTGACTGGCCGTGCCCTGAAAAGTGTTTCAGCGTGGCAGCCACATGATTAACCGCAATACTGCCATTATTACTACCCTGAAAACCCCTTACAATAGCGCTGCCAAGCGTTCCGCATAAATATGGGTCTTCGCCCAGCGTTTCCCCGGTTCTGCCCCAACGCGGGTCGCGACAAACATCTACCACCGGCGCCAGCACCAGGCTGGTTCCGCGTACCCGGGCCTGTTTGGCCGCATGCGTATATATTTTTTCAAGCAGTTCAGGATCCCAGGAACAGGCTAAACCAATGCCATGCGGAAATACATCCACCTCGCGTTGAACCAGGCCATGATGCGCTTCATCAATAAAAATAATGGGAATACCCAGCCGGGTTTTGTGTACCAGGTAATCCTGCAGCCGGTTACGGGCGGCAATCGTTACCTCCATGGTTTCATCAAAAGCGGGATTAATCATCCCCATGCCGTTTTTATACAGGGAATCGAGTTTAGCCGGATTGTTGAACAATTTATCATCCAGTTTTGGCCGGCCGGCATGCATGGTTTGCAACTGGGCCACTTTTTCTTCCAGCGTCATGCGCGAAAGCAGGTCACTCACCCGTTTGGCAATGGGTTGTTTGGCGTCTTTATAAGCAGGTTGTTGAGCAAATGAAAAGCTTACACAACAAATAAAGGAACAGACAAGCGTAGCAAATTTCATATTAACAGTTGATTTTGGATAAATAAGTGTTCGTGCCTCCCGACTGAAGTCGGGCCGGAACGTATGGGTACTCTATGAAATTTGGTTGGGAATTGCGTAGAAGGCGCTCAAGTTAGCAAAAAAAAGATTAGACCGGAAACCGGTGGTCATATGTGGATTTCCTGATTTTGAACGAATTGATTGCTTTATTGTTAATAATATGCCTCTGTTTGATGCCTGAAATTCATTAAAATATCCGGTTTTTAGCCCGCTTCCTTTGCAAATTTTTTAATGATAGGGTAACATTCGGCGGTTTGTTCAACAGATATAGGGCAGAATTTGATATTTTTTCATTTTTAACTCCACTATTAGAAAAAATACAGCTAAAGCCCTTATAATCTGACTATATTTTAAGAATTTTGCAACTTGATTTAAATTATATAAAATGAGCAAAACCCCCGCTGCATTATTCGACAAAGTATGGGATTCGCATGTGGTCAGGCATATAGAAGATGGCCCCGATGTGTTGTTTATTGACCGGCATTTTATTCATGAGGTAACCAGCCCGGTTGCGTTTTTGGGCCTGGAAAGCCGGGGATTGAAAGTGATGTTCCCCGAAAAAACCTTCGCTACCGCCGATCATAATACCCCCACCATTAACCAGCATTTGCCGGTACAGGACCCCCTGAGTGCCAACCAGCTGAAAGCCCTGGAAAGCAACTCGGCCAAATATGGTATTTCACACTGGGGACTGGGCAATCCTAAAAATGGGATCGTGCACGTTGTGGGTCCCGAAAACGGTATTACCCTGCCCGGGATGACCATCGTTTGTGGTGATTCGCATACTTCTACCCATGGTGCTTTTGGCGCTATTGCATTTGGTATTGGTACTTCTGAAGTTGAGATGGTACTGAGCAGCCAGTGTATTATGCAGCCCCGCCCCAAAAAAATGCGCATCAAAGTAAACGGCAAACTGGGTAAAGGCATTGTGCCCAAAGATGTGGTGTTATACATCATTTCAAAGCTCACTGCTGCCGGCGCTACCGGTTATTTTGTTGAATTTGCCGGTGATGTTTTTGAGAACATGACCATGGAAGGCCGCATGACCGTGTGTAACATGAGTATTGAAATGGGCGCCCGTGGCGGAATGGTTGCCCCGGACGAAACCACTTTCAACTATATTAAAGGCCGTGAGAAAGCCCCCAAAGGCGAAGCCTGGGATAAAGCGCTGGCCTACTGGAAAACGCTGAAAACCGAAGAAGGCGCTTTTTTCGATAAAGAATACGAATTTGATGCCGCTGATATTGAACCCATGATCACCTATGGTACCAACCCGGGTATGGGTATCGGCATTACCAAACATATTCCTTCTGCCGCGCAAATTGGCAGCAGCAAATCCACCTACGATAAGTCGTTAGCATATATGGATTTCCATGAAGATGACAACATGATCGGCAAAAAGATCGATTACGTGTTCATTGGTAGCTGTACCAATGGCCGCATCGAGGATTTCCGGGCTTTTGCATCGGTTATCAAAGGCCGTAAAAAAGCAGATCATGTAACTGCATGGATAGTTCCCGGTTCGCACATTGTTGAACAGCAGATCAAGGATGAAGGCATCCTGGATATTTTGCTGGCAGCAGGTTTTCAATTACGTCAACCCGGTTGTTCAGCCTGTCTGGCAATGAACGACGACAAGATCCCCGCCGGTAAGTATGCAGTAAGCACCAGCAACCGCAACTTTGAAGGCCGTCAGGGTCCTGGCGCCAGAACATTGTTGGCCAGTCCGCTGGTAGCAGCTGCGGCAGCGGTTACAGGTTTTGTTACTGACCCCCGTGAGTTCATCTAAATGTTTCAGGTTACAAGTTTCAAGTTACAGGGGAATACATGATTTTAAACCCTGAACCTGCAACCTGTAACAACATAAGAAAACACAAGAATCACACTACAAACGCAATCACACTAATGGCATACGATAAGTTCACAGTATTAAAGAGCACAGCGGTACCTATGCCAATCGAAAACGTAGATACCGACCAGATCATTCCGGCCCGTTTTTTAAAGGCTACCGAGCGCAAGGGATTTGGTGATAACCTGTTCCGCGACTGGCGTTTTGAAAATGACGGCACCCCGAAAAAAGATTTCGTGCTGAACAACCCCATTTACACCGGTAAAATACTGGTAGGTGGTAAAAACTTCGGAAGCGGCAGCAGCCGCGAGCACGCTGCCTGGGCCATTTACGATTATGGTTTCCGTTGCGTGGTGAGCAGCTTTTTTGCCGACATTTTCAAGAACAACTCTTTAAACATCGGCATCTTACCCGTACAGGTAAGTGAAGCATTCCTTGATAAGATATTCAAAGCTATTGAAGCCAATCCCAAAACCGAACTGGAAGTAAACCTTCCCGAACAAAAGATCACGATTGTAGGTGATGGGGCCTCTGAGTTATTTGAGATCAATGGCTATAAGAAGCACAATATGACAAATGGCTTCGATGATATCGATTTCCTGCAAAGCCTGAAATCCGACATCAAGACATTCTCGGAAAAAAGTATCTATTAGAATAAATTAAAAATTAAAAATGAGGAATAAGAAATGAAAGAGTGAACACGCCTGTATTTACTTTTTCATTTCTCATTTTTAATTTCTCATTTCTCATTTACTATGCCTGGTGACCAGCGACACATAGAGATCATGGATACCACACTCCGCGATGGTGAACAAACCAGCGGCGTGTCGTTCTCCCCCACCGAAAAGCTAACGATTGCCCAGCTATTATTAACAGAGGTAAAAGTAGACCGTATTGAGATCGCTTCCGCCCGCGTAAGCGAAGGCGAATTTGAAGCGGTAAAAGCCATTACCAAATGGGCAAAAGCCAATGGCTTTTTGAACCAGGTAGAGGTGCTCACCTTTGTTGACGGCGATGTATCTATACAATGGATGCAACAGGCCGGTGCCAAAGTAATGAACCTGCTTACCAAGGGCTCGTTGAACCACCTCACCCACCAGTTAAAGAAAAAGCCTGAGCAACACTTTGCAGAAATAGCAGAAGTGGTAAAGCTGGCCAGGAAAAAAGGAATTGAAGTAAATGTATATCTCGAAGACTGGAGCAATGGCATGCGCCATTCACAAGAGTATGTGTTCCAGTACCTCGACTTTCTGCAAAAGCTACCGGTAAAACGCGTCATGCTGCCCGATACCCTGGGCATACTCACCCCGTCGGAATCGTTCGAGTACATTGCTGCTATTGTACAACGCTATCCCGGTACGCATTTCGATTTTCACGCACATAATGATTATGACCTGGGCACAGCCAATGTGCTGGAAGGCGTAAAAGCCGGCGCCCATGGAATACACCTCACCATCAATGGAATGGGCGAAAGAGCAGGTAATGCTCCCCTTGCCAGCGCCATTGCGGTGTTGAATGATTTTATGCCCGAAGTAAAAACTTCGGTGGTGGAAGCCTCCTTATACCGCGTTAGTAAGCTGGTGGAAACCTTTTCGGGTTTTCGCATCCCAGTGAACAAACCGGTAGTAGGCGAAAACGTATTCACGCAAACAGCAGGCATCCATGCCGATGGCGACAAGAAGAACAAATTGTACTTCAGCGATCTGATGCCTGAACGTTTTGGCCGTACCCGAAAATATGCACTGGGCAAAACCAGCGGCAAGGCCAATATTGAAAACAACTTGGCGCAACTGGGTATTCAGTTAAGTGAACCCGACCTGAAAAAAGTTACCCAGCGTATTATTGAGCTGGGCGACAAAAAGGAAGTAGTTACCCAGGCCGATCTGCCGTACATCATTTCCGATGTGATCGACAGCAAAAACATTGAAGAAAAAGTACTGATCGAGAATTATGTGCTTACCCATTCAAAAAATCTCCGTCCTTCGGTAACGCTGGAAATCTCTATCAATGGCGAATTATATGAAGAGCATGCGCAAGGCGATGGCCAATATGATGCCTTTGTAAATGCGTTGAAGAAGGTGTATAAAAAAATGAAAAAAGACCTGCCTGTGTTAACGGATTATGCAGTACGCATACCACCCGGCGGCAAAAGCGATGCCTTGTGCGAAACCGTTATCACCTGGAATAATAATGGCAAGGAATTTAAAACCCGCGGACTGGATAGTGACCAAACCGTGGCGGCTATCAAGGCTACACAGAAGATGTTGAATTTGATATAGAGAAGGCAACGAGGCATCAAGGCAACAAGGCAACGAGGGGGAATACAATATAAGAGGTTTGCGAGTTGAGTTAATTATTTAACTAAAACTTGCAGCAAAAATGTCAACCATTAAATCTTTTCGTCACCTGATTGTATGGCAAAAATCCATGAACCTGGTCACTGAAATTTATAAGACTACAAGATCTTTTCCATCTGAAGAATTATATGCATTAACAAGCCAATTACGACGTTGTGCCGTATCAATTCCCAGCAACATTGCGGAAGGCTATGGTAGAAGTTCAACATTGGATTATAAACGTTTTCTCAGAATAGCAGTTGGTTCTATATATGAATTGCAAACGCAGATTGAGATTGCCTCAAATTTGAAATATCTTTCATCAGAGTCGTTTGGCAATCTAAGTAGTACCGCAAAAGAAATTGAACTTATGCTCTTTTCTTTGATAAATAAATTGATTAACTAAAAAGGCTATTAGTTAATAAGGCCTGACGACGGTACTGTACTCGTTGCCTCGTTGCCTTGTTGCCTAGACGCCTAAAATTTAAAGCATGGCAAGCAAGCACATACTCATCGTTCCTGGCGACGGCATTGGCCAGGAAGTAACTGCAGTTGGTAAAAAAGTGTTAGATAAGATCGCTGCAAAATTCGGACACACCTTTACATACGACGAAGCATTGATAGGCCATGTGGCCATTGAGGCAACCGGCAATCCCCTGCCCGATGAATCACTGGAAAAAATGCGCAAATCGGACGCCGTGTTGTTTGGCGCAGTAGGCCACCCCAAATACGACAACGACCCATCTGCCAAAGTACGTCCTGAGCAGGGTTTGTTGAAAATGCGTAAAGAACTTGGATTGTATGCCAACTTACGTCCAATTAAATTATTCGATGAGTTGTTGGGCGCTTCCAGCATTAAACCCGAGATCTTAAAAGGTGCTGATATCCTTTTCTTCCGGGAGCTGACGGGTGATATTTATTTTGGGGAGAAAGGCAGAAAGAACAATGGCGATACTGCTTATGATATTGCTGAATACAGCCGTTTTGAAGTAGAGCGTATTGCCCGCAAAGCATTTGAGGCAGCCCGCACCAGAAGAAAAAAACTGTGCTCTGTAGATAAAGCCAACGTAATTGAAACAAGCCGGTTGTGGCGTGAAGTGGTACAAAAAATAGCCAAAGAGTATCCCGATGTAGAAGTAGAACATCAGTTTGTTGATGCTACGGCTATGTTATTGATAAAAGATCCCCGCCGTTTTGATGTGGTGGTAACTGCCAACCTGTTTGGCGACATCCTTACCGATGAAGCATCACAGATTGCCGGTTCAATGGGTATGCTGGCCTCCGCCTCTGTAGGTGATGGCACCGGCGTATACGAGCCCATTCACGGTTCAGCACATGACATCACTGGTAAAGGCGTAGCCAATCCGCTGGCGTCTATTTTATCAGCTGCCCTGCTGCTGGATATTTCATTTGGCATGAAAGCCGAATCAGAAGCGGTTATCAGTGCTGTTGATAAAGTATTGAAAGCTGGTTTCCGCACCCGGGATATTGCCGATGCGCAAACACCTGCAGATAAAATATTAGGTACAGACGCCATTGGCGCTGAAGTGCTGAAGCATCTGTAATTAAGATAATACCTTTTGTTGAAAGTGGACTTCCGGCAAGGAGTCCACTTTTTTTATGCCTGCTATGTATTGCCAAAAAAGCTAATTGATGTGTTAGAATGAGATAATTGCGTAAATTATATCTCTTTAATTTAGGTATTCCTTTACCACCGTTAATATGCCATATGAAGCAATTAAAAAAACGACTGCAACAGGGCGCTACCCTGCATGGCTGCTGGTTGAATTTAGGCAGTACCGTAACCACAGAGATTGTGGGCCTGGCCGGATACGACTGGGTGCTGATAGACCTTGAGCATGGCGCGGGCAGCGAAAAGGATGTATATCAACAGCTGCAGGCGCTGGAGCACACACCAGCCGCCGCCATTGTACGGATTGAAAGCACGCAGCGGCAGCGGATCCATCGCATACTCGATATGGGCGCCGAAGGTATTATGTGTCCCCGCATAACCAGTGCCGCCGAAGCTGCTGCTGTAGCCAGCGGATTACATTATCCCCCCGATGGCACCCGGGGTGTTGCCAAAATGGTCCGGGCTTCCTCATTCGGACAAAATTTTCAAAACTACTATCAGCAGGCAAAAGAAAATATATTGGGCATTGTTCAGATAGAAACCCTCGAGGTGCTGGACCACCTCGATGAAATTGCGGGTATCGATGGAATCGATGTGTTGTTTATCGGACCGGCCGATTTAACCATGTCCCTGGGCATCTTTGGCCAGTTCGATCATCCATTGTATGTGGATGCGGTAAAGGCAACGGTAAATGCCGCTGAAAAAGCAGGCAAGGCCACAGGCATTTTATTCGCTAATCCGGATGAATACACCCGTTATAGCAATATGGGCATCCGCCTGATCGCCTGCGGAGCCGATGCTACTTTTGTTGCTAATGGCGCCCGCAATTTGGCCCATACCTTACAAACCTTCCGGAGTTCGGGTAAATCAGGCCAGTC
The Niastella koreensis GR20-10 genome window above contains:
- the leuD gene encoding 3-isopropylmalate dehydratase small subunit — its product is MAYDKFTVLKSTAVPMPIENVDTDQIIPARFLKATERKGFGDNLFRDWRFENDGTPKKDFVLNNPIYTGKILVGGKNFGSGSSREHAAWAIYDYGFRCVVSSFFADIFKNNSLNIGILPVQVSEAFLDKIFKAIEANPKTELEVNLPEQKITIVGDGASELFEINGYKKHNMTNGFDDIDFLQSLKSDIKTFSEKSIY
- the leuB gene encoding 3-isopropylmalate dehydrogenase, with the protein product MASKHILIVPGDGIGQEVTAVGKKVLDKIAAKFGHTFTYDEALIGHVAIEATGNPLPDESLEKMRKSDAVLFGAVGHPKYDNDPSAKVRPEQGLLKMRKELGLYANLRPIKLFDELLGASSIKPEILKGADILFFRELTGDIYFGEKGRKNNGDTAYDIAEYSRFEVERIARKAFEAARTRRKKLCSVDKANVIETSRLWREVVQKIAKEYPDVEVEHQFVDATAMLLIKDPRRFDVVVTANLFGDILTDEASQIAGSMGMLASASVGDGTGVYEPIHGSAHDITGKGVANPLASILSAALLLDISFGMKAESEAVISAVDKVLKAGFRTRDIADAQTPADKILGTDAIGAEVLKHL
- a CDS encoding glycoside hydrolase family 3 N-terminal domain-containing protein; this translates as MKFATLVCSFICCVSFSFAQQPAYKDAKQPIAKRVSDLLSRMTLEEKVAQLQTMHAGRPKLDDKLFNNPAKLDSLYKNGMGMINPAFDETMEVTIAARNRLQDYLVHKTRLGIPIIFIDEAHHGLVQREVDVFPHGIGLACSWDPELLEKIYTHAAKQARVRGTSLVLAPVVDVCRDPRWGRTGETLGEDPYLCGTLGSAIVRGFQGSNNGSIAVNHVAATLKHFSGHGQSEGGDNQGPANYSLRVIREAHMEPFRLCIKNANPAGIMASYNEIDGVPSHANKWLLKEVLRKEWNYNGVVVSDWFGIDQLWNKHFVATDQKAAALMSFNAGVTSDLPYGVNYRHLGELVKENKLSTKALDSAVARILELKFKLGLFDEQQPIDLEKAKQNAAGTEGRALALKIAEESMVLLKNTNNLLPLKKDQYKKIAVIGPMAATNYLGDYSGLPSKNVSLLEGIKNKVQGSAEVLYAKGCRITTNGDTISQNNYQYIDTIIFPSPAENAQLIEEAVKTAQQADVIVLAIGENEQLSREAWGPNHFGDMPDLRLQSQQEDLVKAIAGTGKPMIVYLTHGRPLAIPAVAQLVPAMVDGWFMGEEAGNAFANILFGDVNPSGKITITYPRSTGQVPVYYNHKPSAQYFDYVTETKSPLFPFGYGLSYTTFNYSKPQVLLAADMPKTGGASTPTEKVYGTVEVEVTNTGNRKGDEIVQLYIHQKVSSVTRPVKELKDFTRITLEPGQTKKVSFTIDASKLAFWNAGMHYGVEDGIFECMVGRSSADVQKVELKVGK
- a CDS encoding alpha-isopropylmalate synthase regulatory domain-containing protein, with amino-acid sequence MDTTLRDGEQTSGVSFSPTEKLTIAQLLLTEVKVDRIEIASARVSEGEFEAVKAITKWAKANGFLNQVEVLTFVDGDVSIQWMQQAGAKVMNLLTKGSLNHLTHQLKKKPEQHFAEIAEVVKLARKKGIEVNVYLEDWSNGMRHSQEYVFQYLDFLQKLPVKRVMLPDTLGILTPSESFEYIAAIVQRYPGTHFDFHAHNDYDLGTANVLEGVKAGAHGIHLTINGMGERAGNAPLASAIAVLNDFMPEVKTSVVEASLYRVSKLVETFSGFRIPVNKPVVGENVFTQTAGIHADGDKKNKLYFSDLMPERFGRTRKYALGKTSGKANIENNLAQLGIQLSEPDLKKVTQRIIELGDKKEVVTQADLPYIISDVIDSKNIEEKVLIENYVLTHSKNLRPSVTLEISINGELYEEHAQGDGQYDAFVNALKKVYKKMKKDLPVLTDYAVRIPPGGKSDALCETVITWNNNGKEFKTRGLDSDQTVAAIKATQKMLNLI
- the leuC gene encoding 3-isopropylmalate dehydratase large subunit — translated: MSKTPAALFDKVWDSHVVRHIEDGPDVLFIDRHFIHEVTSPVAFLGLESRGLKVMFPEKTFATADHNTPTINQHLPVQDPLSANQLKALESNSAKYGISHWGLGNPKNGIVHVVGPENGITLPGMTIVCGDSHTSTHGAFGAIAFGIGTSEVEMVLSSQCIMQPRPKKMRIKVNGKLGKGIVPKDVVLYIISKLTAAGATGYFVEFAGDVFENMTMEGRMTVCNMSIEMGARGGMVAPDETTFNYIKGREKAPKGEAWDKALAYWKTLKTEEGAFFDKEYEFDAADIEPMITYGTNPGMGIGITKHIPSAAQIGSSKSTYDKSLAYMDFHEDDNMIGKKIDYVFIGSCTNGRIEDFRAFASVIKGRKKADHVTAWIVPGSHIVEQQIKDEGILDILLAAGFQLRQPGCSACLAMNDDKIPAGKYAVSTSNRNFEGRQGPGARTLLASPLVAAAAAVTGFVTDPREFI
- a CDS encoding HpcH/HpaI aldolase family protein, with amino-acid sequence MKQLKKRLQQGATLHGCWLNLGSTVTTEIVGLAGYDWVLIDLEHGAGSEKDVYQQLQALEHTPAAAIVRIESTQRQRIHRILDMGAEGIMCPRITSAAEAAAVASGLHYPPDGTRGVAKMVRASSFGQNFQNYYQQAKENILGIVQIETLEVLDHLDEIAGIDGIDVLFIGPADLTMSLGIFGQFDHPLYVDAVKATVNAAEKAGKATGILFANPDEYTRYSNMGIRLIACGADATFVANGARNLAHTLQTFRSSGKSGQS
- a CDS encoding four helix bundle protein, yielding MSTIKSFRHLIVWQKSMNLVTEIYKTTRSFPSEELYALTSQLRRCAVSIPSNIAEGYGRSSTLDYKRFLRIAVGSIYELQTQIEIASNLKYLSSESFGNLSSTAKEIELMLFSLINKLIN
- a CDS encoding YhcH/YjgK/YiaL family protein — its product is MILDLLSNAQLYYNQGPLFTKAFEYLSQTDFSKVEKGKYELDGQNLFAIVNEYDTVSPDNEQMESHKKYIDIQYIVAGAERIGHDFLKTQTPSQAYDNEKDFMLWGEKPSFFSVLQQGMFAVFFPHDLHMPNIKIDAPAYVKKVVIKVAVQ